The following DNA comes from Hyphococcus flavus.
GCCAGTTTAGCGCCAAAACTGATGGCGCGCTGAATCAAACACTTTCCAATCTCATTCCCTGGGCGAATGAACGGAATAAGAAAGCGATATTCGAACGAGCCGCCGGATCGCTTTCTGCAGAACACAAAGCATCTATGGAAAACGCTGCTGCGTTATTTGAAAAAGAGTTTGCCGAAACTGAGGAATTGCCCGGGCCCACGGGCGAGTCCAATACGTTAAAACAACGCGGACGCGGTATTGTCTTGTGTTTGGGCGGCGGTGATTGGGGCAATCAGATCGCAAAGTCATTAGCGGCTGGAAATTGCGTGATCGCTGACAAAGACCAATGCGAACCGTTCGCTTCGGCGTTAGCTGAATCCGCGCCTGATGTAATTTGTCCTATGGACTTCTCAAACGGAATTCCGAAATCTCTTCTCCTCGACAATCGCATCAGCGCGGTCGTTTATGACGGCGGGAGCGAAGGCCGGGCAGCGATCGAGGCGGTGCTGGCAGAACGCAAAGGTCCGATTATTCCGCTGCTTTCCAGCCTCGACGAGCCCTGGCGTTTTGCCACGGAGCGGACATTGACCATCAATACCACCGCGGCGGGCGGTGACGTTCGATTGTTGTCGCTGAGCGAATAGGGTTAGAATATTAAGCACTTAGCTGCGACGTTTATCGCATGGCGGGGGCTGTTCGCCGCAGAATGGCTTGTAATGCGGTGCAGACAGGCCTTTTTGAATGAATAAACATGAGAATGCGCCCATGAGCTCTGCCGATGTGACAGCCTCCGCGGCTGGACCGTTCATTACCACCCAAGGCCGTTCGCGCGAGTGGATGAACTGGTTTTTCGCCGACAAGGGCCGGATGTTCTGGATACTCCAGGTCGCCGGCTGGATGGGATTCTTTGCACTTCACATTCTTAGTGTTTCGACATTCGTCGCCGGGCGCTCTACGGACTCCCTTCTCTATTCCGTTGCGTCATCGCTAATCGGTTTTTTAACCACTAGCATTCTTGCACGGCCGATTTATCGTTTCGCGCGGCGGCAGGGACCGGCTGTTCTCTTGTTGATCGTTTTGACGTCCACCATTTTGATGGCCGTCGCCATGTCGGCGATGAAAGCGCAGACATTCGGTATTCTATTCGGCAACGCCTGGATGGATTTGCGCGGCGCCAGTCTCGGCACTACAAACTACCTACTACTGATCGTCCCTGACCTGCCGGTGAACCTGTTCCTGCTCGGCTCTTGGGCAGGGTTTTATTTCGGCATCAACTATTATTTGAAACTGCGCAACGAGATGGAGCGCGCCATCCTTTCAGCGCGGCTCGCCGATCAAGCGCAACTGAAAATGCTGCGCTATCAGCTTAACCCGCATTTTCTCTTCAACACATTGAACGCGATTTCAACCCTCGTGCTCGAGCAGGATGGCAAGCAAGCAAACTCCATGCTGACTCAACTGTCAGCGTTTCTTCGCTATTCACTGGATAGCGACCCGCTGCAAAAGACAACGCTCGCGGAAGAAGTCCGTGCGCTTGATCTTTATCTTGCGATTGAGAAAACCCGCTTCGGCGACCGGTTGACGGTGACTTTTGATATCGATGAAGAAACCAAGAACGCTTACGTGCCGTCGCTGATTCTCCAACCAGCAATTGAAAACGCCATCAAATACGCCATTGCCCAGATGGAAAGCGGCGGCGAGATAACGATCATTGCAAAACGCGAAGGCGGCGCGCTAATCATGCAGGTGTGCGATAACGGCCCCAATGCACCGGAAGACCCTGAAGCCCTGTTGAGAGACGTCAAAACGGGCGTGGGTCTTGTCAATATGCGCGACAGGTTGAATTATCTCTATCAAGGGCGCGGAAAGTTCATGCTTTCCCATGTTGAACCACAGGGTCTATGCGTAGGCCTCAGAATTCCATTTGAAAACCGGGGATAGCGATCATGAGCGACGATAAAATCCGTGTCATGCTGGTCGATGACGAACCGCTTGCGTTACGCGGCCTGAAATTGCGGCTGCAAAACTTTCCTGAGGTCGAAATTATCGGCGAATGTTCTAACGGACGTGAAGCCGTGAAGGATATCAAGGCGAAGTCTCCGGACCTTGTGTTTCTCGACATTCAAATGCCAGGACTCGACGGGTTCGGTGTTGTCCGCGCCATGATCGGCGGCCCGGCGCCCCTGTTCATCTTCGTCACAGCTTACGACAAATACGCCATCGATGCGTTTGAGGCGAACGCCCTCGATTATATCGTAAAACCAGTCGAGGAAGAGCGTCTCAACGACGCCCTGCATCGCGCTCGTGAAGCGCTGAAAAGCAAAGTGGCGACAGACAGGGAATCCAAGCTCATTGAGATGCTGGCGTCTTTATCGGACGATGACCGCGACCGTATTAAAGAACTGATCAATGATCCGGCATGGTCGGAAAAACAGCGTTATTCGGAACGGCTTTCATTTAAGGACGGTTCGAAGGTGGTCATGCTGATGGCCGACGAAATCGAGTGGATCGACGCTGCAGGCGATTACATGTGCATCCACGCGGGCGGGAAGACTCATATCATTCGTGAAACTATGAAGGCGCTCCAAACGCGTCTCGACCCTGCCCGGTTTCAGCGCGTACACCGCTCCGCCATCGTCAATATCGACAAGGTTAAGGAACTTCACCCGCATTCGAATGGCGAATATTTTCTGATTCTCGAAAACGGTTCTGAGTTAAAGTTGTCGCGCTCTTACAAGGATGTCGTGGCGCGATTTTTATAATCTCGCACCTTCCGCTTCAGCAGCGGCAAGGTCTTCCGGCGTATTGATGTTCCGGAAATAGTGATCGCCGGGGAAGCTGACTTCTTTCGCTGCGGCGGCTTTAGCCAGACTTTTCAAGGAAACCCCTTCGTTGACGACGATTTCGTTAAAGGCTGTGTCTAAATCCTCAATGCGCCACCATGCGAATGTCGGATGCAGGCCCGCTTCGTCTTTTGCGACTGAACTCTTTTCCGAGGCGTGAAGTCGTTCACATAGGTCGGATAGCAAAAATGGTCCGTCTACAGGCGCTGTAAAAAATCCGACTGTTTCAGCAGGATAGTTGTATTGGATCCATGCTAGCGCTGACCATAATCCGCCCGCCGGGCCGGCTGGACCGTCGCGACGGTCGGGTACATTGACTAGTCCTGTTTCATAGTTACGCGGACCGGAGATCAGAACCTGATCTGCCTGCGGCGCTAACCTGTCGATAACAATATCGATTAAGCGCTTGCCATTCAGTTCTAACGCGCCCTTGTCGGCGCCACCCATCCGGCTCGCTTTCCCACCCGACAGTATGACAGCGATACGCATGCCTAGCGCAGCCAAACAATATCGACCGCGTCGTTCTTCGCGGCGGCTGACGCATTGGCCAGACGGCGAATAAGACAATTCGCTTTTGAAAAAGGCGTCAACAGCGAACTATCCTGATTTGAAGCCGCAGAAACTGTCAAACCACTTGACGTTAGTGACGCCTTAGCACGTAGATAGGACTCACGCGCACCGTTAGCCTCCAGCGGCGTGACCAATGCGGCTTTGTGAAA
Coding sequences within:
- a CDS encoding sensor histidine kinase; translation: MSSADVTASAAGPFITTQGRSREWMNWFFADKGRMFWILQVAGWMGFFALHILSVSTFVAGRSTDSLLYSVASSLIGFLTTSILARPIYRFARRQGPAVLLLIVLTSTILMAVAMSAMKAQTFGILFGNAWMDLRGASLGTTNYLLLIVPDLPVNLFLLGSWAGFYFGINYYLKLRNEMERAILSARLADQAQLKMLRYQLNPHFLFNTLNAISTLVLEQDGKQANSMLTQLSAFLRYSLDSDPLQKTTLAEEVRALDLYLAIEKTRFGDRLTVTFDIDEETKNAYVPSLILQPAIENAIKYAIAQMESGGEITIIAKREGGALIMQVCDNGPNAPEDPEALLRDVKTGVGLVNMRDRLNYLYQGRGKFMLSHVEPQGLCVGLRIPFENRG
- a CDS encoding LytR/AlgR family response regulator transcription factor, with amino-acid sequence MSDDKIRVMLVDDEPLALRGLKLRLQNFPEVEIIGECSNGREAVKDIKAKSPDLVFLDIQMPGLDGFGVVRAMIGGPAPLFIFVTAYDKYAIDAFEANALDYIVKPVEEERLNDALHRAREALKSKVATDRESKLIEMLASLSDDDRDRIKELINDPAWSEKQRYSERLSFKDGSKVVMLMADEIEWIDAAGDYMCIHAGGKTHIIRETMKALQTRLDPARFQRVHRSAIVNIDKVKELHPHSNGEYFLILENGSELKLSRSYKDVVARFL
- the mobA gene encoding molybdenum cofactor guanylyltransferase, translated to MRIAVILSGGKASRMGGADKGALELNGKRLIDIVIDRLAPQADQVLISGPRNYETGLVNVPDRRDGPAGPAGGLWSALAWIQYNYPAETVGFFTAPVDGPFLLSDLCERLHASEKSSVAKDEAGLHPTFAWWRIEDLDTAFNEIVVNEGVSLKSLAKAAAAKEVSFPGDHYFRNINTPEDLAAAEAEGARL